In one Candidatus Komeilibacteria bacterium CG_4_10_14_0_2_um_filter_37_10 genomic region, the following are encoded:
- a CDS encoding glycosyltransferase yields MSIKILGVRIDDLKFNQLMNNFFELLVSTKQHQIATVNPEFLVTAWQDSIFKQILNNCTYNTADGTGVVLAARLKGAKICRITGIDLISYLIKDSRINNYRVYLLGAREGIAYEAKRKILAINSQANIVGCDHGFTNIEQMNILELNEIIGRINQLQPDLLLVGYNAPQAQKFIANYLDKLSSVKVAIGVGGSFDFLANPKLRAPYLIRFCGLEWFYRLVRQPRRYQRIYSALIKFSYLFIKYDYWAKN; encoded by the coding sequence ATGAGTATTAAAATACTAGGTGTTAGAATAGATGATTTAAAATTTAATCAATTGATGAATAATTTTTTTGAACTTCTAGTAAGCACCAAACAACATCAAATTGCCACAGTTAATCCGGAATTTCTTGTTACTGCCTGGCAAGATTCTATTTTTAAACAAATATTAAATAATTGTACTTATAATACCGCTGATGGGACGGGTGTTGTATTAGCAGCGCGGCTCAAGGGTGCAAAAATTTGTCGTATCACTGGTATTGATTTAATTAGTTATTTAATCAAAGACTCGCGCATTAATAACTATCGAGTTTATTTGCTCGGCGCTCGTGAGGGTATTGCTTATGAAGCTAAGAGAAAAATACTGGCAATTAATTCCCAAGCTAACATAGTGGGCTGCGATCATGGTTTTACCAATATTGAACAAATGAATATTCTTGAGCTTAATGAAATCATAGGACGAATAAATCAGCTGCAACCTGACTTGTTATTAGTTGGTTACAATGCTCCCCAAGCGCAAAAGTTCATTGCTAATTATTTGGATAAATTATCATCGGTCAAAGTTGCAATTGGTGTTGGCGGTTCGTTCGATTTTTTGGCTAATCCTAAATTACGCGCGCCATATTTAATTCGTTTCTGTGGTCTAGAGTGGTTTTACCGTTTAGTACGACAGCCACGCAGGTATCAAAGAATTTATTCAGCGCTAATTAAATTTTCTTATTTATTTATTAAATATGACTATTGGGCAAAAAATTAG